The DNA segment TCGAGGACCTCACCGAGGCCGAGACCGCGGCCGCCCTTGGCTGCTCGGTCGGCACGGTCAAGAGCCAGAACGCCCGCGCCATGGCCAGGCTCCGCGCGCACGCCGCGCTGGCCGACCTGGCGCCCAACGAGGTGAAGGCATGAGCAACGAGCTGCGCACCGTTCTGCACGACCTCGCCCCCGAGCCGCCGCACGGCCTCGGGGAGGTGGCCGCCGCGCGCCGCCGGGCGCGAGCGCTGCGCCGCAGGCAGCGGTACGGCGCCGCGTCCGTCGTCACGCTGTCGCTCGTCGCGCTGTTCGGCTACACCGTCGTCAGCCGCCCCGCGCCGGTGGAGCCGGCCGCGCCCCTCGAGGGGTCGTACCTGAGCTGGCCCCGCCGCGGCGACGGCCCTCGCTCGCTGGACAGGGCGGCGATCCGCGCGTGGGACCGCTCGCTCGACGAGGGCGTACGCCGCTACGGCGACGCCCGCGTGCTCTACGCGTCGGGCGGCGAGCGGCCCGTCGTCGTGCTGTACGCCGTGGCGACCCGCGGCGGCGAGCGCCTCGTCGTCGTGACCGGCTCGGCCGATCGGCTGGAGGTGCACTCGGACACGTACGCGCCGGACCCGCGCACGCAGGCGCTGGCCGTGCTGGTGGACCGCCCGCCGCCGGGGCACTTCGGCGACGTCGACTGCGCCGCCGACCCGCTGACCGACCCGTCGTCGCCGGCGCGCCTGCTCGCGCTGACGGCGCCGGGCGCGACCACCGCCGCGTGGTCGGCAGCGGTCCAGTACGACCCCGAGTGCCCAGGCGACGACAAGAGGACCCGCGCGCCCGTGCCGCTGCCGCTGACCGACGGCGCGGCCCTCGTACCCACGAGGCTCGGCCCGCGCGCGCGGGTGCAGGTCCGCTTCGACGGCAACCTGTACTCGCAGTACGTCGTCGACTACCCCGGCCACGTCGACGCCCAGGCACTGCGCATCGGCGGCGGGCCCGCGGACCCGTACGGCTGGACGTACCGCCACGACGGCAGCCGCGCCGACGACCTCTGGGAGACCGTCTACCGGGCGCAGGAGATCCAGCGGGACTACGACAGCACGTGCGCGCCGTTCTGGTACGGCAGCCTCCCCGACGGCACGGGCGCCGTGCTCTGCGTCACGGCCACCGTCAAGGGTCAGCGGACCGTGATCCTCGCCGCCGAGCGCGCCGACCGCCGGGTCGCGATCTACCTGGAGCAGAAGGCGCACCCGGCGCCGACGGCGCTCGCCGCGGTCGTGGACGGGCTCGACGGCCGCTGGCTCGTCGTCGTCGGTTCCGACGAGCTGACGTCGCTGTCGCTCGTGGACCGCGGCGAACGCACCCCGATCCCGATGCGCAACGGCGCCGGGTTCCTCAGGATGGACCGCGAGCCGAGCGACGAGGCGTACCTCACGAACTCCGAGTACGCCGCCGGCGGCGGCTTCGCGATCCAGGACAGAGTGGGCCGGGTACTCGCTCGGCGGTATTGAGGCTCCCGCCGGCCAGTCCGCAACCGGGTTGCGGGTCGTGCGGCGGAAAAGCGCAAATCGCACCCCGATCGCGCCGGCCAAGGTGGCCGGAAGGCGGCCGGAACGGCGTGGGCGGCGGAGGCGGTATCCTGCGTCGTTCACTCCTAAGACTCGAAGGTGTCCCTGTGGGCTCGGTCATCAAGAAGCGCCGCAAGCGCATGGCGAAGAAGAAGCACCGCAAGCTGCTGAAGAAGACGCGCGTCCAGCGGCGTAACAAGAAGTAGGCAGCGTGCCTGGCTTCGGCTGGATCACCTTCCTGTCGGACTACGGGCTCGACGACGCGTTCGTCGGCATCTGTCACGGTGTGGTGGCGCGGATCGCTCCGGCGGTGCGCGTCATCGACGTGTGCCACGAGGTCGCCCCGCAGGACGTCGAGCACGGCGCCACGACGCTCGCGTCCGCCGTCGAGTACCTCCCCGAGGCCGTCCACCTCGCCGTCGTCGACCCCGGGGTCGGCACCAAGCGGCGCGGCATCGCGGTCCTCACCGCGCAGGGCAGCATCACCGTCGGCCCCGACAACGGCGTCGCCTCGCTGGCGTGGACGGAGCTCGGCGGCGCGGTCAAGGCGCACTGCGTCGACAACGACTCGCTCTGGCTGCCGAACCCCTCCAAGACGTTCCACGGCCGCGACCTGTTCGCGCCGGTGGCCGCGCACCTCGCCAACGGCGCGCCGCTGTCCGACGTCGGCGAGGAGATCGACGTCGAGTCGCTGGAGGTCGTACGCCTGCGCACTCCCGAGGTCGACGACGACCACGTGCACGGCGAGGTCCGCTCGGTCGACCACTTCGGCAACCTGTCGCTCAACGTCCACCGCAGCGACCTCGAGGCCGCCGGCATGAACCTCGGCGACATCGTCGAGCTGCGGCTGCACGGGCGGACGCTGGAGGTGCCGTTCGCGCTGACGTTCGGCGAGGTGTCGCCGGGCCGTACGGCGGTCTGCGAGGACTCGTACCGCCGCATCACCATCGCCGTGAACCTCGGCCACGCCGCCAAGACCCTCCGCGCCGGCCGCGGCGACCCGGTCGTCATCTCGCGGCTTGCCCGCCGCGCCGTCCTGCCGGCCGAGCCGATCGGCCTGCTCGACCCGCCGCCGCGCCCGTCGACCATGTCGTGAGCGGCTACCAGTCGTACGACACCCTCGCCGCGGGCGGCCGTTCCGGCGAGGCCAGGCTGCGCACGCTAGTCGGCATCGCGGCGGTCGCCGCGCTCGGCGCGGGTGTCGCGTCGGTCTACCTGCTCAACACGGCGGACCGCCGCAGCACCGGGTGGTGGAGCGGCTGGTGGCTCGCCCTGGCGGCGGTCGTCGTGGGCGCGTTCTGCCTCTGGCACGGGGCGCGCCGCGAGCACGAGCGCGGCCGCTGGTTCGCCGTCGCCGGGATCATCGTGGCGTTCCCGCTGCTGATGGCCGCGACGTGGGACATCGTCCGCAACGACTGCCTCGACCGCGTCAACGGCCGGTGCGTGGACGTGGGCAGGGGCAGGTGACCGCCAGGTGATCGCCAAGATCGCGGCGTTCGTGGGCGGTGTGATCCTCGCGCCGGCCATCGTGACGGGGCTGTTCCGGGTCTTCGACGCCGCGTGGCCGGTGCTGCCCGTGACGATCGCGATCGTGGTCGTCGGCGTCCTCAAGGGCGGGCTGCTGCGGTGGTTCGCGCTCGGCTTCGGTGCGGGGGTGGTCGGCTTCGAGGCGCTGCTCGTGTTCGCGCTCGACAACCTCGACAGCGCCGAGGGCGGCTGGCTGTCGTGACACGCTCGCGACGCGTCCGACGGAGGCGCGCGCCCTTGCGCTCGTCGCCGTGCCCGTCAACGATGTCCTGAACGAGGGGGAGCCATGACGACGTACGACCCGTACGCGCAGTCCACCGGCCCGGCAGAGGCACGCGGCCGCGTCCTCGCCCGAGCGGCCGCGTGGGTGGCGCTGCTGCTGGCGGTCGCCGCTGCCGTGCTCGGGCTGCCCGGAGCGGAGCGGGACCTCACCGGCCGCGCCTGGGCGGGGATCGTGCTCGCGGCCCTGGCGCTGCTGTCCGGTGCCGGGTGCCTCTGGCACGGCCGCACGCACGAGCACGAACGCGGCCGCCGCGTCGCCGCCGTCGCGGTGTTCGCCGCGGGCGTGGTGTTGCCCCTGATCCTGGCCGTGAGGTTCGGCATCGTCGCTCCCCTGTGACGCGGATCACACCCGCGGACCATTGACGGCTAGTCACCTAACAGCGCTAAGTTTCCGGCACTAACTCACGTAGCCGGGAGCCGTCATGCTCGCTCGTCTCGCAGACCTCGTCGTACGCCGTCGCGTCGCCATCCTCGTCCTCACGCTCGTCGGCGTGCTCGTCGCGGGAGCGTTCGGCGGCGGGGTCGCGTCGCGCCTGTCGTCCGGCGGCTTCGACGACGCGGGCTCCGAGTCGTTTCAGGCCGAGAAGGCGCTGGAGGCGTTCGGCGGGGAGAGCAACTTCCTGCTCCTCGTCACCGCCAGGTCCGGCGACGTGGACTCGCCCGCGGTCGCGGCCGCGGGCACCTTGCTGACGGAGCGGCTGTCGAAGGAGGCGGACATCTCGTTCGCCGCGTCGTACTGGACCCTCGGCAAGCCCGCGCCGCTCAAGTCGAAGACCGGCGACTCCGCGCTGATCCTCGCCCGCATCCGCGGCACCCAGGACGAGATCAACAAGGCCGGCGAGGACCTCATCCCCACCTACGAGGACGCGGACGACGACGACATCGAGGTCCGCCCAGGCGGCCTCGCGGCGGTCTACCACGACGTCAACCACGTCATCGAGTCCGACACCAAGAAGGCCGACGCCATCGCCATCCCGGTGACGCTCGTGCTGCTCATCCTCGTGTTCGGCTCGGTCGTCGCGGCGCTGCTCCCGCTGGCCGTCGGGCTGCTCGCGATCATCGGGACGTTCCTCGTCCTCACGATCGTCGCGAGCATGACCGAGGTGTCGATCTACGCCCTCTCGCTCACCACCGCCATGGGCCTCGGCCTCGCGATCGACTACAGCCTCTTCATCGTCAGCCGCTACCGCGAGGAGCTGCGCAACGGCCTCGCGCCCGACGACGCCGTACGCCGCTCCGTCGTCACCGCGGGCCGCACCGTGACGTTCTCCGCGCTGACCGTGGCGGCGTCGCTCGGCGCGCTGCTGGTGTTCCCGCTGGCGTTCCTGCGGTCGTTCGCGTACGCCGGCATCGCCGTCGTCGCGATGGCCACCGTCGGCGCCGTCGTCGTCCTGCCCGCGCTGCTCGCGCTGCTCGGCACCCGCGTCGACAAGTGGGTGCTCTGGCGGCACAAGCCGGCGGTCGTCGGCGAGGGCATGTGGCACCGGATCGCGGTGTTCGTCATGCGCCGCCCGTGGCCGATCGCGCTCGGCGTCGTCGCGCTGCTGCTCGTCCTCGGGGCGCCGTTCCTCTCGATGAAGCTGGGCCTCCCCGACGACCGCGTCCTCCCGTCCGACGCCCCCGCCCGCACGGTCTCCGAGGTCCTGCGCCGCGACTACACCTCGCGCGAGGCGTCCGCAGCCAACGTCGTCGCGCGCGGCATCGGCGACCCCTCCGCTCGGTCGGCCGACATCGGCGCGTACGCCACGACGCTGTCCCGCATCCCCGGCGTCGCGCGGGTCGACGCGCTCACCGGCTCGTACGCCGGCGGGCAGCAGGTCTTCC comes from the Frankiaceae bacterium genome and includes:
- a CDS encoding AURKAIP1/COX24 domain-containing protein, producing MGSVIKKRRKRMAKKKHRKLLKKTRVQRRNKK
- a CDS encoding SAM-dependent chlorinase/fluorinase codes for the protein MPGFGWITFLSDYGLDDAFVGICHGVVARIAPAVRVIDVCHEVAPQDVEHGATTLASAVEYLPEAVHLAVVDPGVGTKRRGIAVLTAQGSITVGPDNGVASLAWTELGGAVKAHCVDNDSLWLPNPSKTFHGRDLFAPVAAHLANGAPLSDVGEEIDVESLEVVRLRTPEVDDDHVHGEVRSVDHFGNLSLNVHRSDLEAAGMNLGDIVELRLHGRTLEVPFALTFGEVSPGRTAVCEDSYRRITIAVNLGHAAKTLRAGRGDPVVISRLARRAVLPAEPIGLLDPPPRPSTMS
- a CDS encoding MMPL family transporter encodes the protein MLARLADLVVRRRVAILVLTLVGVLVAGAFGGGVASRLSSGGFDDAGSESFQAEKALEAFGGESNFLLLVTARSGDVDSPAVAAAGTLLTERLSKEADISFAASYWTLGKPAPLKSKTGDSALILARIRGTQDEINKAGEDLIPTYEDADDDDIEVRPGGLAAVYHDVNHVIESDTKKADAIAIPVTLVLLILVFGSVVAALLPLAVGLLAIIGTFLVLTIVASMTEVSIYALSLTTAMGLGLAIDYSLFIVSRYREELRNGLAPDDAVRRSVVTAGRTVTFSALTVAASLGALLVFPLAFLRSFAYAGIAVVAMATVGAVVVLPALLALLGTRVDKWVLWRHKPAVVGEGMWHRIAVFVMRRPWPIALGVVALLLVLGAPFLSMKLGLPDDRVLPSDAPARTVSEVLRRDYTSREASAANVVARGIGDPSARSADIGAYATTLSRIPGVARVDALTGSYAGGQQVFPATPVSQRFRSPDGTYLAVIPAVEPVSAEGEKLVKALRATPSPLGEVIVGGQSAQLVDSKNSIGDKIPLAALIIALATIVVLFLSFGSLLVPAKAVVLNLLSLTATFGAMVWIFQDGNLSGLLDFTATGSLTASMPILMFCIAFGLSMDYEVFLLSRIKEEHDRGLPNDQAVAIGLERTGRIVTAAALLIALVFASFALTAGISFMIMFGIGLTMAVVMDATLIRAALVPAFMKLAGEANWWAPKPLKRLYDRYGISETEDPPHDAARSAHAAVGTPV